From a region of the Pecten maximus chromosome 18, xPecMax1.1, whole genome shotgun sequence genome:
- the LOC117316249 gene encoding uncharacterized protein LOC117316249, whose protein sequence is MKICVTADDEGQCHSANDEGQCHSVTQLTEQVSVTQLMMKGHSADDESQCHSADGAGHFHSADDEGQCHSADYEGQCRSADDECQCHSTEDEGQCHSADYEGQCRSADDECQCHLADDESQCHSADGADQCHSANDEGQCHSADDEGQCHSADGAGQGHSADYEGHCHSAD, encoded by the coding sequence ATGAAGATCTGTGTCACTGCTGATGATGAAGGTCAGTGTCACTCAGCTAATGATGAAGGTCAGTGTCACagtgtcactcagctgacggagcaGGTCagtgtcactcagctgatgatGAAGGGTCACTCAGCTGATGATGAAAGTCagtgtcactcagctgatggagcaGGTCATTTTCACTCAGCTGATGATGAAGGTCAGTGTCACTCGGCTGATTATGAAGGTCAGTGTCGATCAGCTGATGATGAATGTCAGTGTCACTCAACTGAAGATGAAGGTCAGTGTCACTCGGCTGATTATGAAGGTCAGTGTCGATCAGCTGATGATGAATGTCAGTGTCACTTAGCTGATGATGAAAGTCagtgtcactcagctgatggagcaGATCAGTGTCACTCAGCTAATGATGAAGGTCAGTGTCACTCGGCTGATGATGAAGGTCagtgtcactcagctgatggagcaGGTCAGGGTCACTCAGCTGATTATGAAGGTCATTGTCACTCAGCTGATTGA